A stretch of the Candidatus Zixiibacteriota bacterium genome encodes the following:
- a CDS encoding DUF58 domain-containing protein, whose amino-acid sequence MSAEYRKYLDPEVVSHLKGMEMRARMVVEGFIAGLHKSPYHGFSVEFAEHRQYMPGDNIRDIDWKVYGKSDRFYIKQYEEETNLKGYLLLDCSASMAYRSGDRVSKLDYAGMLCGALSFMMLRQRDAVGLVTFDQKIRRYIPPRSKSGHLHVLLSEIANQTPSATTDISSTLHEMADRIKRRGLVIIMSDLLDEADRILSGLKHFRYNKHEVIVFHILDPRERDFAFGQEAIFKDMETGEEVTTLPYQIKRDFARQVKAFSDEVATACRQSNIDYFPVDTAMPFDKALYAFLSKRERLY is encoded by the coding sequence ATGTCTGCCGAATATAGAAAATACCTCGATCCCGAAGTTGTCTCGCATTTGAAGGGGATGGAGATGCGTGCCCGGATGGTGGTCGAGGGGTTTATCGCCGGTCTTCACAAGTCGCCCTATCACGGCTTTTCGGTCGAGTTCGCCGAGCACCGTCAGTATATGCCGGGCGACAATATCCGCGATATCGACTGGAAAGTTTATGGCAAGTCGGATCGGTTTTATATCAAGCAGTACGAAGAAGAGACAAATCTTAAAGGCTATTTGCTTCTGGATTGCTCGGCATCGATGGCGTATCGCAGTGGCGACAGGGTAAGTAAGCTCGATTATGCCGGGATGCTTTGCGGGGCGCTTTCGTTTATGATGCTTCGTCAGCGCGACGCGGTGGGGCTGGTGACTTTTGACCAGAAGATTCGCCGGTATATTCCCCCGCGCTCGAAGTCAGGGCATCTTCATGTGCTTTTGAGCGAGATAGCCAACCAGACGCCTTCGGCCACGACCGATATATCATCGACCCTTCACGAGATGGCGGACCGGATAAAACGGCGGGGATTGGTGATTATCATGTCGGATCTACTCGACGAGGCCGACCGGATACTCAGCGGGCTGAAGCATTTCCGATACAACAAGCACGAGGTGATTGTTTTTCATATTCTTGATCCGCGGGAGCGGGATTTCGCTTTCGGGCAGGAGGCGATTTTCAAGGATATGGAGACCGGCGAGGAAGTCACGACGCTGCCGTATCAGATCAAGCGCGATTTTGCGCGTCAGGTGAAGGCTTTTTCGGACGAGGTAGCCACGGCGTGTCGCCAGAGCAATATAGATTATTTCCCGGTGGATACGGCGATGCCTTTTGACAAGGCGCTTTATGCATTTTTGTCTAAACGAGAGCGGTTGTATTAG
- a CDS encoding isoaspartyl peptidase/L-asparaginase has translation MASKFGLVIHGGAGTILKAKMTPEKEAEYLAGLGESLKTGYTILERGGRAVDATQAAVKVMEDSPLFNAGKGAVFTHEGKNEQDASIMDGRTLNSGAVAGVRHIKNPIELARLVMDKSEHILLGADGAEAFAKLHGVEFADDDYFYTEHRWQQLKAAKYKEKLSQSDYSQLDHSDDKHGTVGAVALDKSGDLAAATSSGGMTNKKFGRLGDSPIVGAGTYANNRTCAVSGTGHGEYFITAVVSYTVSVLMELKGMSLEEAANMVIHKNLTELGGTGGIIAIDKDGNIAMPFNTEGMYRGYLLEGGEAVLKIFKD, from the coding sequence ATGGCATCGAAATTCGGTCTGGTAATTCACGGCGGGGCGGGGACAATACTTAAGGCAAAGATGACGCCGGAAAAGGAGGCTGAATATCTCGCGGGACTTGGCGAGAGTCTCAAAACCGGATATACCATTCTCGAAAGGGGTGGTCGGGCGGTTGATGCCACGCAGGCGGCGGTGAAAGTAATGGAAGATTCCCCTTTGTTCAACGCCGGAAAGGGAGCGGTGTTCACCCACGAAGGGAAAAACGAGCAGGATGCCTCGATAATGGACGGCAGAACACTCAACTCCGGGGCAGTGGCCGGGGTACGTCACATAAAGAATCCCATTGAGTTGGCGCGGCTCGTAATGGATAAGTCCGAGCACATTCTGCTGGGCGCGGATGGAGCCGAAGCGTTCGCGAAACTGCACGGGGTGGAATTCGCCGATGACGACTATTTCTATACTGAACATCGGTGGCAGCAGCTAAAGGCCGCCAAATACAAAGAGAAACTCTCGCAATCGGATTATTCTCAACTGGATCACTCCGATGACAAACACGGGACAGTCGGGGCGGTGGCGCTCGATAAGAGTGGCGACCTGGCCGCGGCGACCTCATCGGGCGGCATGACCAACAAGAAGTTCGGGCGATTGGGCGATTCGCCGATTGTCGGCGCGGGTACTTACGCCAATAATCGCACCTGTGCTGTGAGTGGTACGGGTCATGGGGAGTATTTTATCACGGCGGTGGTATCGTACACGGTGTCGGTGTTGATGGAGCTTAAGGGGATGTCGCTCGAAGAGGCGGCCAATATGGTTATTCACAAGAACCTGACCGAGCTTGGCGGCACCGGCGGGATTATCGCGATCGATAAGGATGGCAATATAGCCATGCCGTTTAATACCGAAGGGATGTACCGCGGTTATTTGCTTGAGGGCGGCGAGGCTGTCTTGAAGATATTTAAGGACTAA
- a CDS encoding MoxR family ATPase: MSSKQTGSDIAAVETLNSAYTSIKSEIGKVIIGQEQVIEQLLISLLSSGHCLLVGVPGLAKTLLISTLARVLNLKFNRIQFTPDLMPSDITGTEIIEEDHSTGRRQFRFVKGPVFANIILADEINRTPPKTQAALLQAMQEHEVTAAGQTYALDEPFFVLATQNPIEQEGTYPLPEAQLDRFMFNVLVDYPSSSEEHQIVKSTTAVLSYELDKILSPEDIIGFQNLVRRVPVSDHLIEYAVDLVRTTRPTEPNAPDFVKSWVNWGAGPRASQYLILAAKTKAILEGRPTPGPEDVCFAAYPVLRHRIVTSFNAEADGVDSTEIIKRVLDSVKERA; the protein is encoded by the coding sequence ATGTCGTCCAAACAGACCGGATCTGATATAGCGGCGGTTGAAACGCTGAATTCAGCTTATACCAGCATCAAAAGCGAGATAGGAAAAGTCATAATTGGTCAGGAGCAGGTTATCGAGCAGCTTCTGATATCCCTGTTGTCCTCCGGGCACTGTTTGCTGGTGGGTGTGCCGGGTCTTGCCAAGACGCTGCTGATATCAACTCTTGCCCGCGTGTTGAATCTGAAATTCAATCGCATCCAGTTCACTCCGGATTTGATGCCATCGGACATTACCGGTACGGAGATTATCGAAGAAGATCATTCGACCGGTCGGCGTCAGTTTCGCTTCGTGAAAGGCCCGGTTTTCGCAAATATAATTTTGGCCGATGAGATCAACCGCACGCCTCCAAAGACTCAAGCGGCTCTTTTGCAGGCCATGCAGGAGCACGAAGTTACTGCGGCAGGACAGACTTACGCTCTGGACGAGCCGTTTTTCGTGCTGGCCACGCAGAATCCGATAGAGCAGGAAGGCACTTATCCTCTTCCGGAAGCTCAGCTTGATAGGTTCATGTTCAATGTTCTCGTGGATTATCCGTCAAGTTCCGAAGAACATCAGATTGTCAAATCGACCACAGCGGTTCTTTCGTACGAGTTGGACAAGATTTTGTCGCCTGAGGATATCATTGGATTTCAGAATCTGGTTCGCCGGGTGCCGGTCTCGGATCATCTTATCGAATACGCGGTTGATCTGGTTCGCACTACCCGTCCGACCGAGCCGAACGCGCCCGATTTTGTTAAAAGCTGGGTCAACTGGGGGGCCGGCCCGCGTGCTTCGCAATATTTGATTCTCGCCGCCAAGACCAAGGCAATTTTAGAGGGCAGGCCGACCCCCGGCCCGGAGGATGTCTGCTTTGCGGCTTACCCGGTTCTGCGCCACCGCATTGTAACATCGTTTAACGCCGAGGCCGATGGTGTGGATTCGACCGAGATTATCAAGCGGGTGCTCGATTCGGTGAAGGAACGGGCCTAA
- a CDS encoding polymer-forming cytoskeletal protein, which produces MIKKTNNNEVDGLMNTIIGKDTVINGTLDVKGALRVDGTVKGKIICSDCVTVGSTGIVEAEIEANTAIIAGRMVGNVVTSEKIELQAKCEMEGDLKTKSLVIEQGAVFCGACNMKESKGSLGFLPPEQPKKEVEPADKKKIF; this is translated from the coding sequence ATGATCAAAAAGACTAACAATAACGAAGTGGATGGATTAATGAACACCATTATTGGCAAAGATACTGTCATCAACGGGACTCTCGATGTTAAGGGAGCGCTGAGGGTTGATGGTACGGTAAAGGGAAAGATTATCTGCTCTGACTGTGTGACAGTTGGTTCGACAGGGATCGTTGAGGCCGAGATCGAGGCCAACACCGCTATTATCGCCGGCCGCATGGTTGGTAATGTGGTCACAAGCGAGAAGATAGAACTTCAGGCGAAATGCGAGATGGAAGGTGATCTTAAAACCAAATCACTGGTCATAGAGCAAGGGGCGGTCTTCTGCGGCGCCTGTAATATGAAGGAGAGCAAGGGTAGCCTGGGATTTTTACCCCCCGAGCAGCCAAAGAAGGAAGTAGAGCCGGCGGATAAGAAGAAGATTTTCTGA
- a CDS encoding M23 family metallopeptidase: MAERKYITLMLIPDGTESRRGFRIRQWLFKAIAIGLVVIVVGILLFFVFYGKVLTRAAMADKLAKENERLLRYQYKVQLLEANLQQARGIVTRLTELAGIDIEFPELPDDSTLFASLDERGMAVVSRAAGIDISLPAGLPIQGFISQDFEIEDDAHYHPGVDIACAEGTPVLATAAGEAIFADYDSTAYGYMVVLKHNDSITTIYGHNKELLVEVGQTVPAGSRIALSGNTGLSTAPHLHYEIRINDNPIDPLDNWYDQKD, from the coding sequence ATGGCCGAGAGGAAATATATCACGCTGATGTTGATACCCGACGGCACCGAGAGCCGCCGCGGTTTCCGTATACGTCAGTGGCTGTTCAAGGCTATCGCGATCGGCCTGGTGGTTATCGTGGTAGGGATACTTCTGTTTTTCGTATTCTATGGAAAGGTGTTGACACGGGCGGCGATGGCTGATAAACTTGCTAAGGAGAATGAGAGGTTGCTGCGCTATCAATATAAAGTGCAGCTTCTTGAGGCTAATCTGCAACAGGCCCGGGGCATAGTGACACGACTTACAGAGCTGGCCGGTATCGATATTGAGTTTCCTGAATTGCCGGATGATTCCACGTTGTTTGCGTCGCTCGACGAGCGTGGTATGGCGGTGGTGTCTCGCGCGGCCGGCATAGATATATCTTTACCCGCCGGACTTCCCATCCAGGGGTTTATCAGCCAGGATTTCGAGATAGAAGACGACGCGCATTATCATCCGGGGGTGGACATTGCCTGCGCCGAGGGGACGCCGGTGCTGGCGACAGCGGCCGGCGAAGCTATTTTTGCCGACTACGATTCGACCGCATACGGATACATGGTGGTATTAAAACACAATGATTCGATAACGACCATTTATGGCCATAACAAGGAGTTGCTGGTTGAGGTGGGACAGACGGTGCCGGCGGGCAGTCGGATTGCCCTGTCGGGTAACACCGGTTTATCGACAGCGCCGCACCTTCATTATGAGATAAGAATAAATGATAACCCTATAGATCCGCTGGATAATTGGTATGATCAAAAAGACTAA
- a CDS encoding ParB/RepB/Spo0J family partition protein: protein MSKIVLGKGLGALIPGDSRVVSEENKYRMVALDKIGPNPMQPRRDFDEAGLRDLADSFKVNGIMQPLVVRVNGGGFTIIAGERRYRAARMAGMTEVPVMVAGDVADTRMLELALVENLQREDLNPMEMAQAYRRLIEECNLTQNELAERVGKSRASVANVLRLNTLPDEIKQMIRQGKLTEGHARAILSLDNQPAMLRMAEQIVSGSMSVRQVEDETRRTKKRRLVPKRKIPAITEVENYLKRLLGTSVKISPGLKRGKIEIEYYGDEDLDRLVELFHKIEG, encoded by the coding sequence ATGAGTAAGATAGTTCTTGGAAAAGGGCTGGGAGCGTTGATTCCCGGTGACAGCAGGGTGGTGTCGGAGGAGAACAAGTATCGCATGGTGGCGCTCGATAAGATAGGTCCCAATCCGATGCAGCCCCGTCGCGATTTCGATGAAGCCGGTCTTCGCGATCTGGCCGATTCGTTCAAGGTCAACGGTATCATGCAGCCGCTGGTGGTGCGCGTCAACGGCGGCGGTTTTACGATCATCGCCGGCGAGAGGCGTTACCGGGCGGCGCGGATGGCGGGTATGACGGAGGTGCCTGTGATGGTCGCGGGCGACGTTGCCGACACGCGCATGCTCGAGTTGGCGCTGGTGGAGAATCTTCAGCGCGAGGATCTCAATCCGATGGAGATGGCGCAGGCGTATCGTCGGTTGATCGAAGAGTGCAATCTCACGCAGAACGAGTTGGCCGAGCGGGTCGGTAAGAGTCGCGCCTCGGTGGCGAACGTGTTGAGGTTGAACACTCTTCCCGATGAGATCAAGCAGATGATTCGTCAGGGAAAGCTTACCGAGGGACACGCCCGGGCGATTTTGTCGCTGGATAATCAGCCGGCGATGCTTCGCATGGCCGAGCAGATAGTCTCCGGTTCTATGTCGGTCAGGCAGGTGGAGGACGAGACGCGGCGTACGAAAAAACGGCGGCTGGTACCGAAGAGAAAGATTCCCGCCATCACCGAAGTTGAGAATTATCTCAAACGTCTTCTGGGGACATCGGTGAAAATCAGTCCCGGTCTGAAGCGGGGCAAAATAGAGATCGAGTATTACGGCGATGAGGATCTGGATCGCCTTGTCGAACTGTTTCATAAAATCGAGGGCTGA
- a CDS encoding AAA family ATPase: MGKVIAITNQKGGVGKTTTAINLSSCLAAAEHKTCLIDMDPQANSTSGVGLDKEKIESSIYDVLIGNKTMKEVVQPTELQYLNIVPSSISLVGAEVELVSMLARETRLKSALAPILDDYKYIIIDCPPSLGLLTLNTLTAADSIIIPIQCEYYAMEGLGQLMNTVKLVQDNLNPNLQIEGVLLTMFDSRLNLSRQVSDEVRKHFDSKVYNTVISRNVRLSEAPSFGKPIILYDIMSTGAENYMSFTKEVLTR; the protein is encoded by the coding sequence TTGGGCAAAGTTATCGCGATTACGAATCAAAAGGGCGGTGTGGGCAAGACCACCACGGCGATTAATCTGAGTTCCTGCCTGGCAGCCGCCGAGCACAAGACCTGTCTGATTGACATGGATCCGCAGGCCAACTCCACCAGCGGGGTGGGTCTCGACAAAGAAAAAATAGAGTCATCTATCTACGATGTTCTGATCGGCAATAAAACCATGAAAGAAGTGGTGCAGCCGACCGAACTTCAGTATCTCAACATCGTGCCGTCATCGATCTCCCTGGTCGGCGCCGAAGTGGAGCTGGTGTCGATGCTGGCGCGCGAGACGCGATTAAAGAGCGCGTTGGCCCCCATTCTCGATGATTACAAATATATCATTATCGACTGCCCTCCCTCGCTGGGTCTTTTGACGCTTAACACGCTTACGGCGGCTGATTCGATCATCATTCCCATCCAGTGCGAGTATTACGCGATGGAAGGGTTGGGGCAGCTCATGAACACCGTGAAGCTGGTGCAGGATAATCTCAACCCGAATCTTCAGATCGAAGGTGTTCTTCTTACGATGTTCGACAGTCGTCTGAATCTGTCGAGGCAGGTGTCCGACGAGGTGCGCAAGCATTTCGACAGCAAGGTTTACAATACGGTGATATCGCGCAACGTGAGGTTGTCGGAGGCGCCGTCGTTCGGCAAGCCGATCATCCTTTACGATATCATGTCGACCGGAGCGGAAAATTATATGTCGTTTACAAAAGAGGTGCTTACGCGATGA
- a CDS encoding RsmG family class I SAM-dependent methyltransferase produces MTKNGDIIELAPVELLRRHDPDLRLTRYFEILKAENQKINLVSRETIDSGLEILAAESLLPFDQIERQPFRNYLDIGSGGGLPAFPILLTKPIEKATLVERVSKKSLALGRIVRGLYMDSTSVEIVEGNFEELSFEGQFDLVTLRLVALTKRVLKKIDSVLASSGIFIYYAAASDLETPKSMSCVTYCYKTSVDAPTKSFTICRKIV; encoded by the coding sequence ATGACCAAAAACGGCGATATCATCGAACTCGCTCCCGTTGAGCTTCTTAGAAGGCACGACCCGGACTTGCGGTTGACCAGATATTTTGAAATTCTTAAGGCTGAGAATCAGAAAATCAACCTTGTTTCACGTGAAACAATTGATTCCGGGCTGGAGATTCTGGCGGCGGAATCGCTTCTCCCCTTTGACCAGATCGAACGTCAGCCTTTTCGAAATTACCTGGATATTGGCAGCGGCGGGGGCCTCCCGGCATTTCCTATACTTCTCACCAAGCCGATCGAGAAAGCCACGCTTGTAGAGCGCGTTTCGAAGAAGTCGCTGGCTCTTGGCCGAATTGTCAGGGGGCTTTACATGGATAGTACTTCCGTGGAAATAGTCGAGGGGAATTTCGAAGAGCTCTCGTTTGAGGGGCAGTTTGATCTCGTTACTCTCAGGCTGGTCGCGTTGACGAAAAGGGTTCTCAAGAAGATCGATTCCGTGCTCGCGAGCAGTGGTATTTTCATCTATTATGCTGCCGCTAGTGATTTGGAAACGCCCAAATCGATGTCCTGCGTAACTTATTGTTATAAAACGTCAGTAGACGCTCCCACCAAAAGCTTCACTATCTGCCGCAAAATCGTTTAG
- the mnmG gene encoding tRNA uridine-5-carboxymethylaminomethyl(34) synthesis enzyme MnmG: protein MTYDYDVIVVGGGHAGVEAALAVARMGRTAAIVTMDSSKLALMSCNPAVGGIGKSHLVKEIDALGGVMGMATDTTGIQFRRLNLSRGPAVWSTRVQADRIKYNEYIVNFVGWTANVNVVEGVAGEILNSNGTVTGVRTESGQVIISRAVIICSGTFLGGLIHIGEKKIKAGRMGENAAYKLSESLTSLGFEVGRLKTGTPPRLDGDTIDWSKCEIQPGEEPLPLFSYRSTRESFEQTPCHLTYTTEATKELVSANSKLSPIFSGQINSRGPRYCPSIEDKFFRFADKERHQIFLEPEGNGTNEIYPNGFSTALPEEIQYKSIRTVVGLERVKITRPGYAIEYDYCPAYQIKPSLETRRLAGLFFAGQINGTSGYEEAAGQGLMAGINAVLRIEGEEPLVLDRSEAYIGVMIDDLTTRSTTEPYRLFTSRAEYRLALREDNARDRLNRYAKRYNLIDDSEFTAFEELQKATQEEIQLLRKKRLRVSEIGALGARFQKKESISLEELLKQPGVTIKEALPYLAKFDGEFSDNPEVLERAAIAIRYRGYVDKQLREIEKFKRTESEKIPESFSFDDIKGLKREALEKFRKFRPSSLGQAGRIEGVTPGDIAVLSVYLKKHKASAR from the coding sequence ATGACTTACGATTATGATGTCATAGTGGTTGGCGGCGGTCATGCCGGAGTCGAGGCGGCCCTGGCGGTGGCCCGCATGGGCAGGACTGCGGCAATTGTCACGATGGATTCATCGAAGCTCGCCCTCATGTCGTGCAATCCGGCCGTGGGCGGGATCGGCAAGTCGCATCTGGTGAAAGAGATCGATGCCCTCGGGGGCGTGATGGGCATGGCGACCGATACTACCGGGATTCAGTTCCGGCGTCTCAACCTGTCGCGAGGGCCGGCGGTCTGGTCGACCCGGGTACAGGCCGATCGGATTAAATACAACGAGTATATCGTAAATTTTGTCGGCTGGACAGCGAATGTAAACGTCGTTGAAGGTGTTGCGGGGGAAATACTTAACAGCAATGGCACAGTCACCGGAGTCAGAACTGAGTCGGGACAGGTGATTATCTCCCGGGCCGTTATCATTTGCTCCGGGACTTTTTTGGGCGGGCTTATTCATATCGGCGAAAAGAAGATCAAAGCGGGCCGAATGGGTGAGAATGCGGCGTACAAGCTTTCCGAGTCACTAACGAGTTTGGGGTTTGAGGTAGGGCGTCTCAAGACCGGTACTCCTCCCCGCCTTGACGGCGACACGATCGACTGGTCGAAATGCGAGATTCAGCCGGGCGAGGAGCCTCTCCCCTTGTTTTCGTATCGGTCGACCAGGGAATCATTCGAGCAGACACCGTGTCACCTGACTTACACGACCGAGGCAACGAAGGAGCTGGTCTCAGCCAATTCCAAATTGTCGCCGATATTTTCCGGCCAAATCAACTCCAGAGGGCCAAGATATTGCCCATCAATAGAGGATAAATTTTTCCGGTTTGCTGACAAAGAGCGCCATCAGATTTTTCTCGAGCCTGAAGGAAACGGCACTAACGAGATATATCCCAATGGGTTTTCGACCGCGCTCCCCGAGGAGATTCAATACAAAAGCATTCGGACAGTGGTTGGACTTGAAAGGGTGAAAATTACCCGGCCTGGCTATGCTATCGAATATGACTACTGCCCGGCCTACCAGATAAAGCCATCACTGGAGACCCGTCGTTTGGCGGGGTTGTTTTTCGCCGGCCAGATTAATGGTACATCGGGGTACGAAGAAGCTGCCGGTCAGGGCTTGATGGCTGGAATCAACGCGGTTTTGCGAATTGAGGGTGAGGAGCCGCTGGTGCTGGATAGGTCGGAGGCTTATATCGGAGTTATGATCGATGATCTCACGACCCGGTCGACTACTGAGCCGTATCGGCTGTTTACTTCGCGGGCGGAGTATCGTCTGGCGCTCCGGGAAGATAATGCCAGGGACCGACTTAACAGGTACGCAAAGCGTTATAACCTTATTGATGATAGTGAGTTCACGGCGTTTGAGGAGCTTCAGAAAGCCACTCAGGAGGAGATCCAGTTACTTCGCAAGAAGCGTCTCCGGGTGTCCGAGATAGGCGCGCTGGGGGCGCGGTTTCAGAAGAAGGAATCGATCAGTCTTGAGGAGCTGCTGAAACAGCCGGGGGTGACTATTAAGGAGGCTCTTCCCTATCTGGCGAAATTCGATGGTGAGTTCTCTGACAATCCGGAGGTTCTGGAGAGGGCGGCTATAGCTATCAGATACCGGGGATACGTCGACAAGCAACTTCGGGAGATCGAGAAATTCAAACGTACGGAGAGCGAGAAGATTCCGGAGAGTTTCTCTTTTGATGATATAAAAGGGCTCAAGCGGGAGGCGCTGGAGAAATTCCGCAAATTCCGGCCATCATCGTTGGGCCAGGCGGGGCGGATCGAGGGGGTGACACCGGGGGATATCGCGGTGTTGTCGGTTTACCTGAAAAAACACAAGGCTTCGGCGCGATGA
- the mnmE gene encoding tRNA uridine-5-carboxymethylaminomethyl(34) synthesis GTPase MnmE: protein MVAVITPPGEGGVAALRVAGSRSLSILKRHFNPIASDHSEFSPFLMRYGHFVDRNGAVIDEVLVVYMPKGKSYTGQHQVEIYCHGGRQVVQLIQSEIVGDGARMAEPGEFTKLAFLAGRIDLTKAEAVAEVIAANTKTSFDAARDHLLGKYQQHVATLREKLIDILADVEASVDYPEEDVEAADKQRLEEAINVIMADISELAATYQGGQIISEGFKMAIAGRPNAGKSSLFNLLLRQERALVTPTPGTTRDYLSEWIDLGGYKVNIIDTAGLRATGGAVERAGQKSSKAIIAGAHLVIWMVDISKPGWNRQVGPDLEALGDRLILLIGNKLDVMRESAKDTAKALPADMIAISCKTNAGIKQLRETILERIEKNLPDLTSGVVVTSARHKQKLSSAVKSLRSARKKIMAGESPELTAFDLREAVNAIDEITGKVYNEDILGRIFSKFCIGK, encoded by the coding sequence ATCGTTGCCGTCATAACTCCTCCCGGCGAGGGCGGCGTTGCCGCTCTTCGCGTCGCCGGCAGCCGCAGCCTGTCGATTCTCAAACGTCATTTCAACCCAATCGCATCCGACCACAGCGAGTTCTCGCCGTTTCTGATGCGGTACGGGCATTTTGTCGATCGCAATGGCGCTGTTATCGATGAAGTGCTGGTGGTGTACATGCCGAAGGGCAAATCATACACCGGGCAGCACCAGGTTGAGATATACTGTCACGGCGGTCGCCAGGTGGTGCAGCTCATCCAGAGTGAGATTGTCGGTGATGGCGCTCGCATGGCCGAACCGGGCGAGTTTACGAAACTGGCGTTTCTGGCCGGAAGAATAGACCTGACCAAAGCCGAGGCGGTAGCCGAAGTTATAGCAGCCAATACGAAAACATCGTTTGACGCCGCGCGCGACCATCTGCTTGGTAAATATCAACAGCACGTCGCGACTCTGCGCGAAAAGCTTATAGATATTCTGGCGGATGTTGAAGCTTCAGTTGACTATCCCGAAGAAGATGTTGAAGCGGCCGATAAGCAAAGACTGGAAGAAGCAATTAATGTTATAATGGCTGATATCAGTGAGTTAGCCGCGACTTATCAGGGTGGTCAGATCATCAGCGAGGGATTTAAGATGGCCATCGCCGGCAGGCCTAACGCGGGCAAGTCTTCGCTGTTTAATTTGCTGCTGCGTCAGGAGCGAGCTCTTGTGACTCCAACTCCGGGGACGACGCGCGATTACCTGTCCGAGTGGATTGATCTCGGTGGTTACAAAGTCAATATAATCGACACTGCCGGACTTCGTGCGACCGGCGGGGCTGTAGAGAGGGCCGGGCAGAAGTCATCGAAGGCTATTATCGCTGGGGCGCATCTGGTAATCTGGATGGTGGATATATCCAAACCTGGGTGGAATCGGCAGGTTGGCCCCGATCTCGAGGCACTCGGTGATCGCCTGATATTGTTGATAGGCAATAAATTAGATGTTATGCGCGAGAGCGCCAAGGACACCGCAAAGGCATTGCCGGCGGACATGATCGCCATTTCGTGCAAGACCAACGCGGGGATAAAACAGCTTCGAGAGACAATACTCGAGCGTATCGAGAAAAACCTGCCTGATCTTACCTCGGGAGTGGTGGTAACATCGGCCCGTCACAAACAGAAGTTATCATCGGCGGTGAAGTCGCTGAGGTCGGCTCGCAAGAAGATCATGGCGGGTGAATCACCGGAGTTGACCGCGTTTGATTTGCGTGAGGCGGTCAATGCCATTGATGAAATCACCGGTAAAGTCTATAACGAGGATATCCTCGGCCGTATCTTCTCCAAGTTCTGCATTGGCAAGTAG